Proteins encoded within one genomic window of Vidua macroura isolate BioBank_ID:100142 chromosome 2, ASM2450914v1, whole genome shotgun sequence:
- the KCTD4 gene encoding BTB/POZ domain-containing protein KCTD4 produces MERKASRRENECEEKNSNSESSELDKDYKTSLITLNVGGYLYITQKQTLTKYPDSFLEGIINGRIMCPFDADGHYFIDRDGLLFRHILNFLRNGELLLPEGFRENQLLAQEAEFFQLKVLSEAVKSRWEKEQLASRETTFLEITDSHDRSQGLRIFCNAPEFIAKIKSRIVLVSKSRLDGFPEEFSVSSNIIQFKYFIKSENGTRLVLKEDNTFVCTLETLKFEAIMTALKCGFRLLTSLDCSRGSIVHSDALHFIK; encoded by the coding sequence ATGGAGAGAAAAGCAAGCAGGAGAGAAAACGAATGcgaagaaaaaaacagcaactcTGAAAGCTCCGAGCTAGACAAGGACTATAAAACATCTCTGATTACTCTGAATGTCGGTGGTTATCTATATATCACACAAAAACAGACATTAACCAAGTATCCAGATTCTTTTCTGGAGGGGATCATAAATGGAAGAATAATGTGCCCATTTGATGCAGACGGTCATTACTTCATAGACAGAGATGGACTCCTTTTCAGACACATCCTCAACTTCCTACGGAACGGAGAACTTCTTCTACCAGAGGGGTTTCGAGAAAATCAACTTTTGGCACAAGAAGCCGAATTCTTCCAGCTTAAGGTACTCTCAGAGGCAGTGAAATCAAGGTGGGAGAAGGAACAGCTAGCATCCCGAGAGACTACTTTCCTGGAAATAACTGACAGCCACGACCGTTCACAAGGACTTAGAATCTTTTGTAATGCTCCTGAAttcattgcaaaaataaaatccagaattGTACTGGTGTCCAAAAGCAGGCTGGATGGATTTCCAGAGGAGTTTTCAGTATCTTCAAATATTATTCAATTCAAGTACTTCATAAAGTCTGAAAACGGTACACGACTGGTACTGAAGGAGGACAACACCTTTGTCTGCACCCTGGAAACTCTTAAATTTGAGGCTATAATGACAGCTTTAAAATGTGGATTTAGACTGCTGACCAGTCTGGACTGTTCAAGAGGGTCGATTGTTCACAGTGATGCCCTGCATTTTATCAAGTAA